Proteins encoded within one genomic window of [Enterobacter] lignolyticus SCF1:
- a CDS encoding HAAAP family serine/threonine permease, translating to METTQTSTIASVETRSSWRKTDTMWMLGLYGTAIGAGVLFLPINAGVGGMIPLIIMAIIAFPMTFFAHRGLTRFVLSGKNPGEDITEVVEEHFGVGAGKLITLLYFFAIYPILLVYSVAITNTVESFMTHQLHMTPPPRAILSLILIIGMMTIVRFGEQMIVKAMSILVFPFVAALMLLACYLIPQWNGAALETLSLSSASATGNGLWMTLWLAIPVMVFSFNHSPIISSFAVAKREEYGAGAEKKCAKILAFAHIMMVLTVMFFVFSCVLSLSPTDLASAKEQNISILSYLANHFNAPVIAWMAPIIAIIAITKSFLGHYLGAREGFNGMVIKSLRSRGKSIEISRLNKLTALFMLVTTWIVATLNPSILGMIETLGGPVIAMILFLMPMYAIQKVPAMRKYSGHISNVFVVIMGLIAISAIFYSLYTMF from the coding sequence ATGGAAACCACTCAAACCAGCACCATTGCTTCGGTAGAAACCCGAAGTTCATGGCGTAAAACCGATACCATGTGGATGCTGGGTCTTTACGGCACAGCGATTGGCGCGGGCGTTCTGTTCCTGCCAATCAACGCCGGCGTAGGCGGCATGATCCCGCTTATCATCATGGCGATCATCGCATTCCCGATGACCTTTTTCGCACACCGAGGCCTCACCCGTTTTGTCCTGTCCGGCAAAAACCCGGGCGAAGACATCACTGAAGTCGTAGAAGAACACTTCGGCGTTGGCGCAGGTAAGCTGATTACCCTGCTCTACTTCTTCGCGATTTACCCGATTCTGTTGGTATATAGCGTTGCTATCACCAACACCGTCGAAAGCTTCATGACGCACCAGCTGCACATGACGCCGCCGCCGCGCGCCATTCTGTCGCTGATTCTTATCATCGGTATGATGACCATCGTTCGCTTCGGCGAGCAGATGATCGTAAAAGCGATGAGCATCCTGGTATTCCCGTTTGTTGCCGCGCTGATGCTGCTGGCCTGCTACCTGATCCCGCAGTGGAACGGCGCGGCGCTGGAAACGCTGTCCCTGAGCAGCGCAAGCGCGACCGGCAACGGCCTGTGGATGACCCTGTGGCTGGCTATCCCGGTGATGGTGTTCTCCTTTAACCACTCGCCGATCATCTCCTCCTTCGCCGTGGCGAAACGTGAAGAGTACGGCGCTGGCGCAGAGAAGAAATGCGCTAAGATCCTGGCTTTCGCGCACATCATGATGGTACTGACCGTGATGTTCTTCGTGTTCAGCTGCGTTCTGAGCCTGTCCCCGACGGACCTGGCGTCAGCAAAAGAGCAGAACATCTCTATCCTGTCTTACCTGGCTAACCACTTTAACGCACCGGTTATCGCCTGGATGGCGCCGATCATCGCGATTATCGCTATCACCAAGTCCTTCCTCGGCCACTACCTGGGCGCCCGCGAAGGCTTCAACGGTATGGTGATTAAATCCCTGCGTAGCCGCGGCAAGAGCATTGAAATCAGCCGTCTGAACAAGCTGACCGCGCTGTTCATGCTGGTCACCACCTGGATTGTAGCGACCCTGAACCCGAGCATCCTCGGCATGATTGAGACCCTGGGCGGTCCGGTTATCGCGATGATTCTGTTCCTGATGCCGATGTATGCGATTCAGAAAGTACCGGCCATGCGCAAGTACAGCGGCCACATCAGCAACGTCTTCGTGGTCATTATGGGGCTTATCGCCA